The following are from one region of the Amedibacterium intestinale genome:
- a CDS encoding glutamine synthetase III family protein — MTNKHPFDDFGINLFSENVMKECLPHPIYMKWKTATRKEDALDRTTADAIAHAMKTWAMEKGATHFTHWFQPLTGSTAEKHDSFIEPGEYNQPISRFSGKSLIKGEGDASSFPSGGLRATFEARGYTYWDCTSPAFLRDNVLCIPTIFVSYNGETLDKKAPLLKSAEAISKQATRIVNLFKDKDIKQVNAMVGLEQEYFLIDKELYKQRKDLVHTGRTLFGSMPPKSMDIRGHYFGSIPNRVQAFMKDVDEELWKLGIYAKTEHNEVAPCQFEIAPLFIDANVAVDQNLIIMDVLKKKADKHGLACLLHEKPFQGVNGSGKHNNWSLVTDDGQNLLEPGDRPHENIRFLLFVCAIIEAVDTYPELLRMAASCYGNDYRLGADEAPPAVISICMGDELEIILEKLRNGEHELKNVVETQPYAIANLSYVPKDTSDRNRTSPFAFTGNKFEFRMVGSSRSASTTNIILNSIVADTLRKIADQLQEYKYIDDIRKKSLDICRDILQQHHRILFSKDGYSSEWLQEAEKRGLPNIPFYVDSIPSLINEKAIQMFERNGVYNKLELEARVDILFDEYRKSVKAEVLTILDISKKDFLPALVKEIKFYSDAQNSLGFKNEYYERKINFLVNLLNSLDEQYHTLKNKMMERNQYESSMEKAQYLNQEVLPQMHKLRHILDTIEEAVSSEQYPYPTYDDMFTSVQ, encoded by the coding sequence ATGACTAACAAACACCCTTTTGATGATTTTGGTATTAATTTATTTAGTGAAAATGTGATGAAAGAATGCCTTCCTCATCCAATATATATGAAATGGAAGACCGCTACACGAAAAGAAGATGCACTTGATCGTACAACTGCAGATGCAATTGCGCATGCAATGAAAACCTGGGCCATGGAAAAAGGTGCAACACACTTTACACACTGGTTTCAGCCATTAACTGGAAGCACTGCCGAAAAACACGACAGCTTTATAGAACCAGGAGAATATAATCAGCCGATTTCTCGTTTTTCTGGAAAATCTTTAATAAAAGGAGAAGGTGATGCCTCTTCTTTTCCAAGCGGAGGACTTCGTGCAACTTTTGAAGCACGTGGCTATACATACTGGGATTGTACTTCTCCTGCTTTTTTAAGAGACAATGTTTTATGTATTCCAACAATTTTTGTTTCTTATAATGGAGAAACCTTAGATAAAAAAGCACCTCTATTAAAAAGTGCAGAGGCTATCAGCAAACAGGCTACTCGTATCGTAAATTTATTTAAAGATAAGGATATTAAACAAGTCAATGCCATGGTAGGTCTTGAACAGGAATATTTCTTAATTGATAAAGAATTATATAAGCAAAGAAAAGATCTTGTACATACAGGAAGAACTTTGTTTGGTTCGATGCCTCCAAAAAGCATGGATATTCGCGGGCACTATTTTGGCAGTATACCTAATCGTGTACAGGCGTTCATGAAGGATGTAGATGAAGAACTATGGAAACTTGGTATTTATGCCAAAACAGAACACAATGAAGTAGCACCCTGCCAGTTTGAAATTGCCCCATTGTTTATCGACGCCAATGTAGCCGTTGATCAAAACCTGATCATCATGGATGTATTAAAAAAGAAAGCAGATAAACATGGACTTGCCTGCCTTTTACATGAAAAACCATTCCAGGGAGTAAATGGAAGTGGAAAACACAATAACTGGTCTCTTGTTACAGATGATGGTCAAAATTTATTAGAGCCGGGTGATCGCCCTCATGAAAACATTCGTTTCTTATTATTTGTATGTGCCATCATTGAAGCTGTAGATACCTATCCAGAGCTTCTTCGCATGGCTGCCAGCTGCTATGGAAATGATTATCGCTTAGGTGCTGATGAAGCTCCTCCTGCAGTTATCTCTATCTGTATGGGAGATGAATTGGAAATCATTTTAGAAAAACTTAGAAATGGAGAACATGAATTAAAAAATGTAGTAGAAACACAACCTTATGCGATAGCGAACTTATCTTATGTACCAAAAGATACAAGCGACCGAAACCGTACTTCCCCATTTGCCTTTACAGGAAACAAATTTGAATTCCGTATGGTAGGAAGCAGCCGCAGTGCTTCTACAACAAATATTATCTTAAATTCTATCGTAGCAGATACCTTACGCAAAATTGCCGATCAGCTGCAGGAATATAAATATATTGATGATATCCGCAAAAAATCATTAGACATTTGTCGCGACATTTTACAACAGCACCATCGTATTTTATTCTCTAAAGATGGTTACAGCAGTGAATGGCTGCAAGAAGCTGAAAAGCGTGGTCTTCCAAATATTCCTTTCTATGTTGATTCCATTCCTTCTTTAATTAATGAAAAAGCTATTCAGATGTTTGAACGAAATGGCGTTTATAATAAACTGGAATTAGAAGCACGTGTGGATATTCTTTTCGATGAATATCGCAAATCCGTAAAAGCAGAAGTATTAACGATTTTAGATATCAGTAAAAAAGATTTCCTTCCTGCACTTGTAAAAGAAATTAAATTTTATAGCGATGCTCAAAATTCTTTAGGATTTAAAAATGAGTATTACGAAAGAAAAATTAATTTCTTAGTAAATCTGTTAAATTCACTAGACGAACAGTATCATACGTTAAAAAATAAAATGATGGAAAGAAATCAATATGAATCAAGCATGGAAAAAGCGCAATATTTAAACCAAGAGGTACTTCCGCAAATGCATAAGCTTCGCCATATTCTAGATACTATTGAGGAAGCTGTTTCAAGTGAACAATATCCATACCCAACATACGATGATATGTTTACATCTGTACAATAA
- a CDS encoding retropepsin-like aspartic protease — MGCKVTSVSPCIIDTCDYQKWQEITRNGSFSDSIQKARESILGSIKEEKVIYQDTFTLPMKRNLFGLLVVPVYINHCLCHFILDTGAQISTIRQKTLDKLGLKKKNQTIEVGSIGGKQKHLDSIVIDDMQFGGIAYRNKAMIVLSQDAFSLRFGNIDMLSFDGLLGWDVLSTLDFELDDIAHECKVLKNRFRFPNPNMIPGDFPFLLVKDEKGKVLTFGFDSGSKRSWLGEDSMRKHGWEEEQEVKGLGFGVHGMESMQMKMFKNVEVYVDRAKIRLTHTISGPVDMFDRFTFDGVFGNEVFKGRRIRFVNSKSMILLV; from the coding sequence ATGGGATGTAAAGTAACAAGTGTATCACCATGTATTATAGATACTTGTGATTATCAAAAATGGCAGGAGATAACACGAAATGGAAGTTTTTCAGATTCTATACAAAAGGCAAGGGAAAGTATACTAGGAAGTATAAAAGAGGAAAAAGTAATTTATCAGGATACATTTACACTTCCCATGAAACGTAATCTATTTGGTTTGCTTGTTGTACCTGTATATATCAATCATTGCTTATGTCATTTTATACTGGATACGGGAGCACAAATTTCAACGATTCGCCAGAAAACCTTGGATAAACTAGGTTTGAAAAAGAAAAATCAGACGATAGAAGTAGGAAGCATAGGTGGGAAACAGAAACATCTGGATAGTATTGTCATAGATGATATGCAGTTTGGTGGTATCGCATATCGAAACAAGGCAATGATCGTTTTATCGCAGGATGCGTTTTCTTTGCGCTTTGGCAATATAGACATGTTATCCTTTGATGGTCTTTTAGGATGGGATGTATTATCCACCCTGGATTTTGAATTGGATGATATTGCTCATGAATGCAAAGTTTTGAAAAATCGCTTTCGTTTTCCAAATCCAAATATGATTCCAGGAGATTTCCCATTTCTTCTTGTGAAAGATGAAAAAGGAAAGGTTTTGACCTTTGGTTTTGACAGTGGATCAAAGCGAAGCTGGCTTGGGGAAGACAGTATGCGAAAACATGGCTGGGAAGAGGAACAGGAAGTTAAGGGACTAGGCTTTGGTGTGCATGGCATGGAGTCTATGCAGATGAAAATGTTTAAGAATGTAGAAGTATATGTAGATCGTGCAAAAATCAGGTTAACACATACCATCAGTGGACCAGTGGATATGTTTGATCGTTTTACTTTTGATGGTGTGTTTGGAAATGAAGTTTTTAAGGGAAGAAGAATACGATTTGTTAACAGCAAGTCTATGATCTTGTTAGTGTAA
- a CDS encoding TrmH family RNA methyltransferase gives MENYIVEGNISVKAVLLANRRKVERIYVDPKKKDRDTSFIIRKAKEMLVPVQTLPREEIDALAQGKTHGGLLAVCSEREYQNLEDIVQKPDLFLALIEGVEDPFNFGYILRTLYAAGCDGVIIPPRNWTSAADVVTKSSAGASEYINLFLAENMEETLQLLKKHKISIVCGQRSDAISLYEYRFPQKVCIAIGGEMRGLSKLVQSQSSQNLFIPYHAEFKNALTAASSSAIFAFEYLRQKEAKTKKLDK, from the coding sequence ATGGAAAATTATATCGTAGAAGGAAATATTTCCGTTAAAGCTGTATTACTTGCAAACAGAAGAAAAGTAGAAAGAATTTATGTAGATCCTAAGAAAAAAGATCGAGATACATCATTTATCATTCGCAAAGCAAAAGAGATGCTTGTTCCTGTTCAGACCTTGCCAAGAGAAGAAATTGATGCATTGGCACAGGGAAAAACACATGGTGGACTTCTTGCGGTATGCTCAGAAAGAGAATATCAAAATTTAGAAGATATCGTACAAAAGCCAGATTTATTTTTAGCTTTGATTGAGGGAGTAGAAGATCCATTTAACTTTGGCTATATTTTGCGAACCTTATATGCGGCTGGCTGTGACGGTGTTATTATTCCACCAAGAAATTGGACAAGTGCTGCCGATGTCGTCACTAAATCCAGTGCAGGTGCTAGTGAATACATCAATTTGTTCCTAGCAGAAAACATGGAAGAAACACTTCAGTTATTAAAAAAACATAAAATTTCAATCGTATGTGGACAAAGAAGCGATGCTATTTCTTTATACGAATATCGTTTCCCACAAAAAGTATGTATTGCGATTGGTGGAGAAATGCGAGGATTAAGCAAACTGGTACAATCTCAAAGCTCACAAAACTTGTTTATTCCCTATCATGCTGAATTCAAAAATGCTTTAACTGCTGCATCTAGTAGTGCTATCTTCGCCTTTGAATATTTACGTCAAAAAGAAGCAAAGACAAAAAAACTCGATAAGTGA
- a CDS encoding amino acid permease: MDSLKRLGIPFSILIVCALLQRLMDTYLRGSYTQTFHTIFLCAALFFFGYFLNAKYKKISNAVMPKVFSIVVLLLLLFLQLGILQLPPLSRFLHFFGLEGIYMYMLYVFCGFVFAD, encoded by the coding sequence ATGGATTCACTAAAACGTCTGGGGATACCTTTTTCTATCTTAATTGTTTGTGCATTATTACAAAGACTGATGGATACATATTTAAGAGGAAGTTATACACAGACATTTCACACTATCTTTTTATGTGCAGCCTTATTTTTCTTTGGTTATTTTTTAAATGCAAAATATAAGAAAATCTCCAATGCAGTGATGCCGAAAGTATTTTCTATTGTGGTATTGTTGCTTTTGCTGTTTTTACAGCTGGGTATTTTACAGTTGCCACCGTTAAGCAGGTTTCTTCATTTTTTTGGATTAGAAGGAATTTACATGTACATGCTTTATGTTTTTTGTGGTTTTGTATTTGCGGATTAA
- a CDS encoding Bax inhibitor-1/YccA family protein — protein sequence MYDNHDLEFQRTIGGTTLQTHIVHTYMWMMAGVLVSFVSAFLLVQTGMLFTLFSIPFFSTVLLIVQLVVAVMFGARLHKLSTVTAKILFFTYAALLGITLSTLAFAYDLGSISIAFLVSLVYFGSLIVIGTRTKMNLLRFGPLLFGALLTFFIASVVMMLFNIDTNTMVMSFIGLLIFTGLCAYDAQKVKALYFQFEHDETMLKKISIYSAFELYLDFINIFLYILRMLGNRD from the coding sequence ATGTATGATAATCATGATTTAGAATTTCAAAGAACGATAGGTGGAACAACCTTGCAGACACATATTGTTCATACGTATATGTGGATGATGGCAGGTGTCCTTGTATCTTTTGTATCTGCATTTTTGTTAGTTCAAACAGGAATGCTGTTTACTTTATTTTCAATTCCATTTTTTTCTACTGTATTATTAATTGTGCAGCTTGTGGTTGCGGTTATGTTTGGAGCTAGACTCCATAAATTATCAACGGTAACTGCCAAAATATTATTTTTCACATATGCAGCATTGCTTGGTATTACACTTTCTACTTTAGCATTTGCATATGATCTTGGTTCTATTTCCATTGCTTTTTTAGTTAGCTTGGTATACTTTGGAAGCTTGATTGTAATTGGTACAAGAACAAAGATGAATTTACTGCGCTTTGGACCATTGTTGTTTGGTGCTTTATTAACATTTTTTATTGCTTCTGTTGTGATGATGTTATTTAACATTGATACAAATACAATGGTTATGTCTTTCATAGGACTACTTATCTTTACAGGTTTATGTGCTTATGATGCACAGAAAGTAAAAGCCTTGTATTTTCAATTTGAGCATGATGAAACAATGCTGAAAAAGATATCGATTTATTCTGCATTTGAGTTATATCTTGATTTTATTAATATCTTCCTTTATATTTTACGTATGTTAGGAAATAGAGATTAA
- a CDS encoding DUF4438 domain-containing protein — translation MKLNKTQLPIMSVQGKVDHPGMNGNPSRAGYDGYSRIPMATGGITYNYKIGDSCMGIAGDHIEPGVSLKNPADKENNALQAFACIGNKAKIISGDAKGRCGYVTGKHGGIDHVMVYFDEETLDLMTCDDKVLIKACGQGLKMLDHKDIFVMNIDPALLENMAIQDKKDYIEVPVVTSVPAYLMGSGLGSASTMLGDYDIMTQDKEANKTFGIDKLRFGDIVMIEDHDNKNGPHYKQGAVSIGVIVHSDSFTSGHGPGVTVILSGTKDNIKPVIKEDANIANYLNIK, via the coding sequence ATGAAATTAAATAAGACCCAACTGCCAATCATGAGCGTACAGGGAAAAGTGGATCATCCTGGTATGAATGGAAATCCATCCCGTGCTGGGTATGATGGCTATTCCAGAATTCCTATGGCTACTGGAGGCATTACATATAATTATAAAATTGGAGATTCCTGCATGGGAATTGCGGGAGATCATATTGAACCGGGTGTAAGTTTAAAAAATCCAGCAGATAAAGAAAACAATGCTTTACAGGCATTCGCATGCATTGGAAACAAGGCAAAAATTATCAGTGGCGATGCGAAAGGAAGATGTGGCTATGTTACCGGTAAACATGGCGGTATTGATCATGTCATGGTATATTTTGATGAAGAAACACTTGATTTAATGACCTGTGATGATAAAGTGTTAATAAAAGCCTGTGGACAGGGATTAAAGATGCTTGATCATAAAGATATCTTTGTGATGAACATTGATCCTGCTTTATTAGAAAACATGGCAATCCAAGATAAAAAAGACTATATAGAAGTACCTGTTGTAACTAGTGTTCCTGCTTACCTAATGGGAAGTGGATTAGGGAGTGCATCTACAATGCTTGGCGATTATGACATCATGACACAAGATAAAGAAGCAAACAAAACGTTTGGTATTGATAAACTTCGTTTTGGAGATATTGTCATGATTGAAGACCATGATAATAAAAATGGTCCACATTATAAACAAGGAGCCGTATCCATCGGTGTCATCGTACATTCTGACTCTTTCACAAGCGGACATGGTCCAGGTGTAACAGTTATCTTAAGTGGTACAAAAGACAACATAAAACCAGTAATTAAGGAAGATGCGAATATCGCAAATTATCTTAATATCAAATAA
- a CDS encoding VanZ family protein — MELRDILGMGKDFLLIGIFLTVLLVAIFGIGYLVYRKIGKGKKKADKYKLLWWFVFICYILVVVLGTLLSRGSYHDGAMLLSPFFAYQEAWMSASFAAWGLIVVNIVLFVPFGFLLPLGNKKFQTFWKTYLAGFLFSLTIELIQLFFHLGIFETADLLNNTIGVCIGYGFYKIIVCFMSARKKEKISIMKTILFQIPLFLCIAGFGGTYIVYQMQELGNIPTYPLDITMKHNIDVTIHSSETYDTKEVNEMVYKMEGYTKEEAKQVAISFFDRMHTKINEDSVMVYDECVIYEDVDEKYNIWIYFKNGNININTLNIRDEENKQSIKASRETLEKALSKYGIFLPEGTTLTINKERQTYSFEADKIKIGDTLYDGKLECTYYENGELDNIRNEIIVANPYKEFPLISQQEAFEKLYDEEFGFYDKDITLDVGKVHIGYKQDSKGYYQPVYVFDVKSNVEYAANQIMIPAVKK; from the coding sequence ATGGAATTAAGAGACATATTAGGTATGGGAAAAGATTTTCTACTTATAGGAATTTTTTTGACTGTGTTGCTTGTTGCTATCTTTGGTATTGGTTATTTGGTTTATCGAAAGATTGGCAAAGGAAAGAAAAAAGCGGATAAGTATAAACTGCTGTGGTGGTTTGTTTTTATATGTTATATTCTTGTGGTAGTGCTAGGAACATTATTATCAAGGGGTTCCTATCATGATGGTGCTATGCTTCTTTCTCCATTCTTCGCATATCAGGAAGCATGGATGAGTGCTTCTTTTGCTGCGTGGGGATTGATTGTTGTAAACATCGTGTTATTTGTTCCTTTTGGATTCTTGCTGCCACTAGGAAATAAAAAATTTCAAACATTTTGGAAAACATATCTTGCAGGCTTTTTGTTTAGTTTAACTATTGAGCTTATACAGCTGTTTTTCCATTTAGGAATTTTTGAAACTGCAGATTTATTAAATAATACGATAGGGGTATGTATTGGTTATGGATTCTACAAAATTATTGTTTGCTTTATGAGTGCAAGGAAAAAAGAAAAAATTTCTATCATGAAAACGATATTATTTCAAATCCCACTATTTCTTTGTATTGCTGGCTTTGGTGGTACTTATATCGTTTATCAAATGCAGGAATTAGGAAATATACCAACCTATCCTTTGGATATCACTATGAAACATAATATTGATGTTACGATTCATTCATCAGAAACATACGATACAAAGGAAGTAAATGAAATGGTTTATAAGATGGAAGGTTATACAAAAGAAGAAGCGAAACAGGTGGCGATTTCTTTTTTTGATAGAATGCATACAAAAATCAATGAAGATAGTGTCATGGTTTATGATGAATGTGTTATTTATGAAGATGTGGATGAAAAGTATAATATTTGGATTTATTTTAAGAACGGGAATATTAATATTAATACATTAAATATTAGAGATGAAGAGAACAAGCAAAGTATAAAGGCAAGCAGAGAAACACTAGAGAAAGCATTATCGAAATATGGGATATTTTTACCTGAAGGAACTACTTTAACAATAAACAAGGAACGTCAAACATACAGCTTTGAGGCGGATAAAATCAAAATTGGAGATACGCTATATGATGGGAAATTGGAATGTACCTATTATGAAAATGGAGAATTGGATAATATTAGGAATGAAATCATTGTTGCTAATCCATATAAAGAATTTCCGCTGATTTCTCAACAGGAAGCCTTTGAAAAGCTTTATGATGAAGAGTTTGGATTTTACGATAAAGATATTACGTTAGATGTTGGAAAAGTACATATTGGATATAAACAGGATAGTAAAGGGTATTATCAGCCAGTGTATGTGTTTGATGTAAAATCAAATGTAGAATATGCTGCAAATCAAATTATGATTCCTGCAGTAAAAAAATAG
- a CDS encoding rhodanese-like domain-containing protein, protein MFFRMKFDKEMSEVHQEMMEGKDFFLLDVREQDEYEEGHLPGAVCIPLQKAKQQIDVIPQDKPVYVYCRSGQRSNAYVNFLKDQGRTNVYNIGGIIYWEYEVEK, encoded by the coding sequence ATGTTTTTTAGAATGAAATTTGATAAAGAAATGAGTGAAGTGCATCAGGAAATGATGGAAGGCAAGGACTTCTTTTTACTGGATGTTAGAGAACAGGATGAATATGAAGAAGGTCATTTGCCAGGAGCTGTTTGTATTCCTTTACAAAAGGCAAAACAGCAGATAGATGTGATTCCACAAGATAAGCCTGTATATGTATATTGTAGAAGCGGACAGCGTTCAAATGCCTATGTGAATTTTTTAAAGGATCAAGGAAGAACCAATGTATATAATATTGGCGGTATTATCTATTGGGAATATGAAGTAGAAAAATAA
- a CDS encoding Na/Pi cotransporter family protein, with translation MNLTSLLGLFGGLALFLYGMHMMSNGLENAAGDRMKTILEKLTSNRFLGLLVGALITAVIQSSSATTVMVVGFVNSKLMTLQQAVWIIMGANIGTTITGQLIALDASKIAPVIAFCGVVLVTFLKNKKLNSIGDILAGLGILFIGMDMMKEAMVPLQESQVFIDAMTTISNPILAILLGAGFTALIQSSSASVGILQALALSGLIPLSSAIYIIFGQNIGTCITAVLASLGANRMAKRTTIIHLSFNIIGTLIFMLFIQFVPFVSWMEAITSNPAAQIANTHTTFNIVTTLILLPFGNYLAKLAEIIMPVKPEEIEDANYDVPLVFVDTNNIGSSAIAISSLRKEALAMLKLAETNLETSIESLYTPNTDFKKIEKREKRIDFINYEITNYMSKVSQINMNENETITSNALYKCFSDIERIGDHAINILQYSKEDSEMRLTNTQEIQDELSQLLELLEKSFSLLFAYRLDSNDDCYSKIERIEDRIDELTATYRQKQIDRLYEKKVTAKDCVIYSEIMTDIERVSDHLINIIQECKRCSFTLSDDLFTSGFSAVNPAS, from the coding sequence ATGAATTTAACAAGCCTTCTAGGTTTATTCGGTGGGCTGGCACTATTCCTTTATGGAATGCATATGATGAGCAACGGATTAGAAAATGCTGCCGGAGACAGAATGAAAACAATCTTAGAAAAACTAACGAGCAATCGTTTCCTGGGACTTTTGGTAGGAGCTTTAATTACTGCTGTTATCCAAAGTTCTTCCGCAACAACTGTTATGGTCGTTGGATTTGTTAACTCTAAATTAATGACTCTTCAGCAGGCTGTCTGGATCATTATGGGTGCTAACATTGGAACTACGATTACTGGTCAGCTAATAGCATTAGATGCAAGTAAGATCGCTCCAGTTATCGCATTTTGCGGTGTTGTCTTAGTTACTTTCTTAAAAAACAAGAAATTAAACTCTATCGGAGATATTTTAGCAGGTCTAGGTATTTTATTTATTGGTATGGATATGATGAAAGAAGCAATGGTTCCACTACAGGAATCACAAGTCTTTATTGATGCCATGACAACCATCTCAAATCCAATTCTTGCCATTTTATTAGGAGCTGGATTTACTGCATTAATTCAGAGTTCTTCTGCTTCTGTTGGTATTTTGCAGGCATTGGCATTAAGCGGCTTGATTCCATTAAGCAGTGCAATCTATATTATCTTTGGACAAAACATCGGTACATGTATTACAGCTGTTTTAGCATCTTTAGGTGCCAATCGTATGGCAAAGCGTACTACGATCATTCACCTTTCATTTAATATTATAGGGACACTTATCTTCATGCTGTTTATCCAGTTTGTTCCATTTGTTAGCTGGATGGAAGCAATCACATCAAATCCAGCTGCACAGATTGCAAATACTCACACAACTTTCAACATTGTAACAACTTTAATTCTTCTTCCATTTGGTAATTACCTTGCAAAACTTGCAGAAATTATCATGCCTGTGAAACCGGAAGAAATTGAAGATGCGAATTATGATGTACCATTAGTATTTGTTGATACCAATAACATTGGTTCATCTGCTATAGCAATATCTTCTTTAAGAAAAGAAGCTTTAGCAATGTTAAAACTTGCAGAGACAAACTTAGAAACAAGTATCGAATCTTTATATACACCAAATACTGATTTCAAAAAAATAGAAAAGCGTGAAAAACGTATTGATTTTATCAACTATGAAATCACAAATTACATGTCTAAAGTTTCTCAAATCAATATGAATGAAAATGAAACCATCACAAGCAATGCTTTATATAAATGTTTTTCAGATATTGAACGTATTGGCGATCACGCTATCAATATTCTTCAATATTCAAAAGAAGATTCTGAAATGCGTTTAACAAACACTCAAGAAATACAGGATGAACTTTCACAACTGTTAGAACTTCTAGAAAAAAGCTTCTCTTTACTGTTTGCTTATCGCTTAGATTCTAATGATGACTGTTATAGTAAAATAGAACGTATTGAAGATCGTATCGATGAATTAACTGCTACATATCGTCAAAAACAGATTGATCGTTTATATGAAAAGAAAGTTACCGCAAAAGACTGTGTTATTTATTCGGAAATTATGACAGACATTGAACGTGTCAGTGATCATCTTATCAATATTATTCAGGAATGTAAAAGATGCAGTTTTACATTAAGTGATGATTTATTTACAAGTGGCTTCAGTGCTGTAAATCCTGCATCCTAA
- a CDS encoding AI-2E family transporter: MKVKMTGEMKNKVWLAAVIIFVAISIFFCFYRFDVLFGLFKKVLSLTTPFIIGFAIAFLLNKPMILIEEKLFLHLPLKKNHKRAFAALLAIILGIVAVSCFLALLIPQLIDSILSLISSFPEYMENFEVFVQDFIKEHGIRAEEVGNYFEQIDIFGKMTDFVTVALPQMLKYTYAFGSTLLDIVLGIVSALYMLMDKERLLRYVRKINYALFPEEVSKYFHRMSLLSSKIFNNFIVGKAIDSLIIGILCYVGSLIFQFPYALLLSVFVGVTNMIPVFGPFIGAIPGVVILFIIHPITAVYFALFVFALQQFDGNVLGPMILGDKLGLPSIGILFSVCIGGGLFGIVGMFIGVPCFAVFYVAVKEFVHYRLEKKGVDASESDVVSLENNTN, encoded by the coding sequence ATGAAAGTAAAAATGACAGGGGAAATGAAAAATAAAGTTTGGCTGGCAGCTGTAATTATATTTGTTGCTATCTCTATTTTCTTTTGCTTCTATCGTTTTGATGTCTTGTTTGGGCTGTTTAAAAAGGTTCTTTCTTTAACTACGCCTTTTATTATTGGCTTCGCGATTGCTTTTTTATTAAATAAACCAATGATATTGATTGAGGAAAAATTATTTCTTCATCTTCCTTTAAAGAAAAATCATAAAAGAGCATTCGCTGCACTGCTAGCAATTATATTAGGAATTGTGGCGGTTTCATGTTTCCTGGCTTTATTAATTCCACAATTGATTGACAGTATTTTGTCTTTGATTTCTTCCTTTCCAGAATATATGGAAAACTTTGAGGTGTTTGTTCAGGACTTTATTAAGGAACATGGAATTCGGGCTGAAGAAGTAGGAAATTATTTTGAACAAATAGATATTTTTGGAAAAATGACAGATTTTGTTACGGTTGCTTTACCACAGATGTTGAAATATACGTATGCATTTGGAAGTACATTATTAGATATCGTACTTGGTATTGTAAGTGCTTTATATATGTTGATGGATAAAGAACGACTGCTTCGTTATGTTAGAAAGATTAATTATGCGCTTTTTCCTGAAGAAGTATCGAAATATTTTCATCGTATGTCTTTGTTAAGCAGTAAAATTTTCAATAATTTTATTGTTGGAAAAGCGATAGATTCCTTGATTATTGGTATCTTATGCTATGTTGGCTCTTTAATATTCCAATTTCCTTATGCATTGCTGCTGTCTGTGTTTGTTGGCGTAACGAATATGATTCCTGTTTTTGGACCTTTTATTGGGGCTATTCCAGGAGTTGTTATTTTATTTATAATTCATCCTATAACGGCTGTATATTTTGCTTTGTTCGTATTTGCTCTTCAACAGTTTGATGGGAATGTATTGGGACCTATGATTTTGGGAGATAAATTGGGACTTCCAAGTATCGGTATCTTATTTTCGGTATGCATTGGAGGAGGGCTGTTTGGAATAGTTGGAATGTTTATCGGTGTTCCTTGCTTTGCGGTTTTCTATGTAGCTGTAAAAGAATTTGTTCATTATCGCTTAGAGAAAAAAGGGGTAGATGCAAGTGAAAGTGATGTTGTCTCTTTAGAAAACAACACAAATTAA
- a CDS encoding peptidylprolyl isomerase: MILHGKIVMENGAELPFELYPDDAPITVNNFVKLVKEGYYDGKTFHRVIPNFVSQGGCPYGNGTGDLGYTIPCETANNPHRHETGSMSMAHRGKDTGCCQFFICHCPQPHLDGVHTVFGKVTDNMGAVRNMMNGDVMEKVVILEEE; this comes from the coding sequence ATGATCTTACATGGAAAAATCGTAATGGAAAATGGTGCAGAACTTCCTTTTGAACTGTATCCAGATGATGCACCGATTACTGTAAATAACTTTGTGAAGCTGGTAAAAGAAGGGTATTATGATGGGAAAACATTTCATCGTGTAATTCCAAACTTTGTATCTCAGGGTGGATGTCCTTATGGAAATGGAACAGGAGATTTAGGTTATACCATTCCTTGTGAAACGGCTAATAATCCACATCGCCATGAAACAGGAAGTATGTCTATGGCGCATCGCGGGAAAGATACTGGATGCTGTCAGTTCTTTATTTGTCATTGTCCACAGCCTCATCTTGATGGTGTGCATACTGTATTTGGTAAAGTAACAGATAATATGGGTGCAGTAAGAAACATGATGAATGGAGATGTTATGGAGAAAGTGGTTATTCTGGAGGAAGAATAA